One window of the Cryptomeria japonica chromosome 7, Sugi_1.0, whole genome shotgun sequence genome contains the following:
- the LOC131069222 gene encoding SPX domain-containing protein 2, with product MKFEKWLGYLLDQTFPEWRDRYLSYSLFKTLIKLSESEKNNTNTGDPHEDCLDKYEEDFIRLLKVEVDKLNRFMEDKSKDCSIRLQELKIGIEKLKNGHAQASARGEIIVLVKDLVNLHGELVLLENYSVWNYTGLRKILKKYRRRIRAVLGENFIMSSFASETLSSLISECQSLLPFINSLFCGDKEADQDNIMREIMLLDNENEQIVYTNLVAALNILNDMNRLSSVDNSDG from the exons ATGAAGTTTGAGAAATGGCTGGGATATCTTCTGGACCAAACTTTTCCAGAATGGAGAGATCGTTATCTCTCCTACAGCCTTTTCAAGACTCTAATCAAGCTCTCAGAATCTGAGAAAAACAACACAAATACAGGAGACCCACATGAAGATTGTTTGGATAAATATGAAGAGGACTTTATCCGTTTACTCAAGGTAGAAGTAGACAAGCTTAACAGATTCATGGAGGACAAATCTAAGGACTGTAGTATTCGTTTACAG GAACTGAAAATTGGGATTGAAAAGCTTAAGAATGGTCATGCACAAGCCAGTGCAAGGGGGGAAATAATTGTACTTGTCAAAGATCTGGTGAACTTGCATGGAGAGTTGGTCCTTCTTGAGAACTATAGTGTATGGAATTACACAG GGCTAAGGAAGATCTTGAAGAAATACCGTAGAAGAATACGAGCTGTACTTGGGGAAAATTTTATCATGTCAAGCTTTGCTTCTGAAACTCTCTCAAGCCTTATAAGTGAATGCCAAAGCCTCCTGCCGTTCATTAATTCTTTGTTCTGTGGAGATAAGGAGGCGGATCAGGATAATATTATGAGAGAGATAATGCTTTTAGACAATGAGAACGAGCAGATTGTATATACAAACTTAGTTGCTGCTCTCAACATTCTAAATGACATGAATAGACTGAGCTCTGTCGATAATAGTGATGGATAA
- the LOC131069227 gene encoding SPX domain-containing protein 2-like: MKFEKWLGYLLEQTFPEWRDRYLSYSLFKTLIKLSESEKNNTNTGDPHEDCLDKYEEDFIRLLKVEVDKLNRFMEDKSKDCSIRLQIQGLKVGIEKLKNGHAQASARGEIIVLVKDLVNLHGELVLFENYSVWNYTGLRKILKKYRRRIRAVLGENIIMSSFASETLSSLISECQSILPFIYSLFSRDKEDQDNIMREILLLDNENEHLVYTNLVAALNILNDMNRLNSVDNGDG, from the exons ATGAAGTTTGAGAAATGGCTAGGATATCTTCTGGAGCAAACTTTTCCAGAATGGAGAGATCGTTATCTCTCCTACAGCCTTTTCAAGACTCTAATCAAGCTCTCAGAATCTGAGAAAAACAACACAAATACAGGAGACCCACATGAAGATTGTTTggataaatatgaagaggattttaTCCGTTTACTCAAGGTAGAAGTAGACAAGCTTAACAGATTCATGGAGGACAAATCTAAGGACTGTAGTATACGTTTACAG ATACAGGGACTGAAAGTTGGGATTGAAAAGCTTAAGAATGGTCATGCACAAGCCAGTGCAAGGGGGGAAATAATTGTACTTGTCAAAGATCTGGTGAACTTGCATGGAGAGTTGGTCCTCTTTGAGAATTATAGTGTATGGAATTACACAG GGCTAAGGAAGATCTTGAAGAAATACCGTAGAAGAATACGAGCTGTACTTGGGGAAAATATTATCATGTCAAGCTTTGCTTCTGAAACTCTCTCAAGCCTTATAAGTGAATGCCAAAGCATCCTGCCGTTCATCTATTCTTTGTTCTCTAGAGATAAGGAGGATCAGGATAATATTATGAGAGAGATATTACTTTTAGACAATGAGAACGAGCATCTTGTATATACAAACTTAGTTGCTGCTCTGAATATCCTTAATGACATGAATAGACTGAACTCTGTCGATAATGGTGATGGCTAA
- the LOC131069221 gene encoding SPX domain-containing protein 1 produces the protein MNFKKWLELLLEKTLPEWRDHYISYSLLKKRIKLIEAIKSDIITGDSNQVFLNGYEVGFINLLNLELDKLNRFMEEKSRDCHIRLQKLKDRIEKIKNGYTQAAVMSSHERDEVILAGKDLVNLHGELILLENYSVWNFTGLRKILKKYHRRVHAVMGDNYIHWAKCQPFFANEFLLEIISECHEILQCFLCMVLPLYVNAMGEMFQKEVEQSVYKSSMAALEILNEMTKINSAYNDV, from the exons ATGAATTTTAAGAAATGGCTTGAGCTCCTGCTGGAGAAAACCTTGCCAGAATGGAGAGATCATTATATCTCTTACAGTCTTCttaagaaaagaataaaacttATTGAAGCCATTAAAAGTGATATAATCACAGGAGATTCAAATCAAGTTTTCCTAAATGGATATGAAGTGGGTTTCATCAATTTGCTCAATCTGGAATTAGATAAGCTCAACAGATTCATGGAGGAGAAGAGTAGAGATTGTCATATTCGTTTACAG AAACTCAAAGACAGGATTGAAAAGATTAAGAATGGCTATACCCAAGCTGCTGTAATGTCTAGTCATGAAAGAGATGAAGTGATTTTAGCTGGGAAAGATCTAGTAAACCTTCATGGAGAGTTGATCCTTCTAGAGAATTACAGTGTATGGAATTTCACAG GGCTAAGGAAAATTCTGAAGAAGTACCATAGAAGAGTTCATGCTGTAATGGGAGATAATTACATTCACTGGGCCAAATGTCAGCCATTCTTTGCTAATGAGTTTTTATTAGAAATTATAAGTGAATGCCATGAAATTCTGCAGTGCTTTCTCTGCATGGTGCTTCCTCTGTATGTTAATGCAATGGGAGAAATGTTTCAGAAGGAGGTTGAGCAGAGTGTGTATAAAAGTTCAATGGCTGCTTTAGAAATTCTGAATGAGATGACTAAAATCAACTCTGCATACAATGATGTATGA